One Natrinema longum genomic window carries:
- the sufD gene encoding Fe-S cluster assembly protein SufD, giving the protein MSAGTQVHANLTEEQVREISDGLDEPDWLTETRLEALEALEDLDMPDVIRTPGRDWTNLHDLDFESLVDPLNAAENKDQVGPDEAEVLSWSDAVAEHETLLKEHFGTVVDPQENYLTALSTALFSTGTVIYVPEGVDAEDVAIRTEQNSRSLFNYTLVVTEESSSVTILERQSTGAEQDEQYYSGVVEVAAGENSYVQYGSLQNLSEEAYNFTVKRGVADTYATIDWIEGNLGTQLTKTEVSTTLSGDSSETQIVGAFYGHNDQHFDLDAKVWHRAEHTTADLVTRGVTDDVARSVYEGVQDVGTDAWDTSSYQRENTLMLSDESEADASPKLIINNHDTEASHSATVGQVDKEDLLYMTSRGIDPRSARNMLVEGFFVPVLEEIDVDELREDLEALIGARLRQRD; this is encoded by the coding sequence ATGAGCGCAGGAACACAGGTACACGCCAATCTGACGGAGGAACAAGTACGCGAGATCAGCGACGGACTCGACGAGCCCGACTGGCTCACGGAGACCCGTCTCGAGGCCCTCGAAGCCCTCGAGGACCTCGACATGCCAGACGTCATCCGGACGCCGGGTCGTGACTGGACGAACCTCCACGATCTGGACTTCGAATCCCTCGTCGATCCGCTGAACGCGGCCGAAAACAAAGACCAGGTCGGTCCCGACGAGGCCGAGGTTCTGTCCTGGAGCGACGCCGTCGCCGAGCACGAGACACTCCTGAAGGAGCACTTCGGCACCGTCGTCGATCCCCAGGAGAACTACCTGACGGCGCTCTCGACGGCTCTGTTCAGTACCGGAACGGTCATTTACGTCCCCGAAGGCGTCGACGCCGAGGACGTCGCCATCCGAACCGAGCAGAACTCCCGCTCGCTGTTCAACTACACGCTCGTCGTCACCGAGGAGTCGTCCTCGGTCACGATCCTCGAGCGTCAGTCGACGGGTGCAGAGCAGGACGAACAATACTACAGCGGCGTCGTCGAAGTCGCCGCCGGCGAGAACAGCTACGTCCAGTACGGCAGCCTCCAGAACCTCTCGGAGGAGGCCTACAACTTCACCGTCAAGCGCGGGGTCGCCGACACCTACGCCACGATCGACTGGATCGAGGGCAACCTCGGGACCCAACTCACGAAGACCGAGGTCTCGACGACTCTCAGCGGCGATAGTTCCGAGACGCAGATCGTCGGTGCCTTCTACGGCCACAACGATCAGCACTTCGACCTCGACGCGAAGGTCTGGCACCGTGCCGAACACACGACCGCCGACCTCGTCACCCGCGGCGTCACCGACGACGTCGCCCGCTCGGTCTACGAGGGGGTTCAAGACGTCGGCACCGACGCCTGGGACACCAGCTCCTACCAGCGCGAGAACACGCTGATGCTCAGCGACGAGAGCGAGGCCGACGCCTCCCCGAAGCTGATCATCAACAACCACGACACCGAGGCCAGCCACTCCGCCACGGTCGGCCAGGTCGACAAGGAGGACCTGCTGTACATGACCTCCCGCGGTATCGACCCGCGCTCTGCCCGCAACATGCTCGTCGAGGGCTTCTTCGTGCCCGTCCTCGAGGAGATCGACGTCGACGAACTCCGTGAGGACCTCGAAGCACTGATCGGCGCGCGGCTTCGCCAGCGCGACTAA
- a CDS encoding rubrerythrin codes for MSLGQRVSSDHQLTRLLQIGVVLEELVESRAAHHIESLPPEERADFDAEVEELLAEAAAESADHRERLEALIDDLEAETVGYEEINALVDAQYGPPEDTDGVLYDQLANEETAYKFYDDLIEAIEASDAEFAVDRDRLLETLTAIREEEKEGVEEVTEIMEHRA; via the coding sequence ATGAGTCTGGGACAGCGTGTCTCGAGCGACCACCAGCTGACCCGATTGCTGCAGATCGGGGTCGTGCTGGAGGAACTCGTCGAGTCACGCGCCGCCCACCACATCGAGTCCTTACCGCCCGAAGAGCGGGCGGACTTCGATGCGGAGGTCGAAGAGTTGCTCGCGGAGGCCGCCGCGGAGTCGGCCGATCACCGCGAGCGACTCGAGGCGCTGATCGACGATCTCGAGGCGGAGACCGTCGGATACGAGGAGATAAATGCCCTGGTCGACGCCCAGTATGGCCCGCCGGAGGATACGGACGGCGTCCTCTACGATCAGTTGGCAAACGAGGAGACGGCCTACAAGTTCTACGACGATTTGATCGAAGCGATCGAGGCCTCCGACGCCGAGTTCGCGGTCGACCGTGACCGACTCCTCGAGACGCTGACGGCCATCCGTGAGGAAGAAAAGGAGGGGGTCGAGGAAGTGACCGAGATCATGGAGCACAGAGCATGA
- a CDS encoding SDR family oxidoreductase — MSETLEQGTAVVTGASSGIGAATCRELAAAGANVVLAARSEDRLTELADDLETTHGVETLVVPTNVREEDAVDALIDDTVDAFGGLDVLVNNAGLARGSEVESLSTDDYETMQETNVDGVFYATRAAIPHVRERDGHLIFVASFAGQHPRPANPVYAATKWWVRGFAKSLAAQIGDDDVGFTIVNPAEVRSEFGAATGESFAERFDEDEASDPAEVAEAIRFAASREGSSVSELDINRRDKFADTFH, encoded by the coding sequence ATGTCCGAGACACTCGAACAGGGAACGGCAGTCGTAACGGGTGCGAGCTCCGGCATCGGCGCAGCGACCTGCCGCGAACTCGCGGCTGCGGGCGCGAACGTCGTCCTCGCGGCCCGCAGCGAGGACAGGTTGACGGAGCTGGCGGACGACCTCGAGACGACCCACGGCGTCGAGACGCTGGTCGTGCCGACGAACGTCCGCGAGGAAGACGCCGTCGACGCGCTCATCGACGACACGGTCGACGCCTTCGGCGGCCTCGACGTGCTGGTGAACAACGCGGGACTGGCCCGCGGGAGCGAGGTCGAGTCGCTCTCGACCGACGACTACGAGACGATGCAGGAGACCAACGTCGACGGCGTCTTCTACGCGACGCGGGCGGCGATCCCACACGTCCGCGAGCGGGACGGGCACCTGATTTTCGTCGCCAGCTTCGCCGGCCAGCACCCACGACCGGCCAACCCCGTCTACGCTGCAACGAAGTGGTGGGTACGGGGCTTTGCCAAGAGCCTCGCAGCCCAGATCGGCGACGACGATGTCGGATTCACCATCGTCAACCCCGCCGAGGTCCGCTCGGAGTTCGGAGCGGCAACGGGTGAGTCCTTCGCCGAGCGCTTCGACGAAGACGAGGCCAGCGACCCCGCCGAAGTCGCCGAAGCGATCCGATTCGCCGCGAGTCGGGAGGGCTCGAGCGTGAGCGAACTCGACATCAATCGCCGGGACAAGTTCGCCGACACCTTCCACTGA
- a CDS encoding CobW family GTP-binding protein, with translation MTDTDGEIPVTIISGSLGAGKTTLLNHLLSSADRTLAVLVNDMGEVNVDAELVAEGSELDVDDGVAELSNGCICCELQDDLETAVVRLARDRSFDHLVVESSGISEPAPVARLFTTESRVAALYDVDTLVTVLDTPAFLEAFSGEGTPERRGDEDERPLSDLLVEQVEVSNLVLLNKADLCSDAALTEAEELVRALQPEAETIPTEFSAVDPDRLLAAGLFDPGRVNDLPGWKRALESADDDHGHDAEEGHGEHGHDEDGDRHGHHHPDEVYGVTSFVYRSRRPFHPERFATFLRNLPRAIVRAKGTAWIADTEMRVSIAQAGPSVRATAQGPWIASLPEVERDMYRSNRPDLEWDEDHGDRRTELVFIGTDYDEAALRATLEDALVTDEERETAFDGPFPTEQGEEVVIREP, from the coding sequence ATGACGGACACGGACGGGGAGATTCCGGTGACGATCATCTCGGGGAGCCTGGGTGCCGGCAAGACGACGCTGCTCAATCACCTACTCTCGAGTGCCGACCGGACGCTGGCGGTGCTGGTCAACGACATGGGCGAGGTCAACGTCGACGCCGAACTCGTCGCCGAGGGGTCGGAGCTCGACGTCGACGATGGCGTCGCGGAGCTCTCGAACGGCTGTATCTGCTGTGAACTCCAGGACGACCTCGAGACCGCCGTGGTCAGGCTGGCCCGCGATCGGTCGTTCGATCACCTCGTCGTCGAGTCCTCGGGAATCTCCGAACCCGCCCCCGTCGCGCGGCTGTTCACCACGGAATCCCGCGTCGCGGCGCTCTACGACGTCGACACGCTCGTGACCGTCCTCGACACGCCCGCGTTCCTCGAGGCCTTCAGCGGCGAGGGCACACCGGAACGGCGGGGAGACGAAGACGAGCGGCCGCTTTCGGACCTGCTCGTCGAACAGGTCGAAGTCTCGAACCTCGTCTTACTCAACAAGGCCGATCTGTGTTCGGACGCGGCGCTCACGGAGGCCGAGGAGCTCGTCCGTGCGCTCCAGCCGGAGGCCGAGACGATTCCGACGGAGTTCTCGGCGGTCGATCCCGATCGGCTACTCGCCGCTGGCCTGTTCGATCCCGGCCGTGTGAACGACCTACCGGGCTGGAAACGGGCGCTCGAGTCGGCCGACGACGATCACGGCCACGACGCCGAGGAGGGCCACGGCGAGCACGGACACGACGAGGACGGCGACCGTCACGGCCACCACCATCCCGACGAGGTGTACGGCGTCACCTCGTTCGTCTACCGGTCTCGCCGGCCGTTCCACCCCGAGCGGTTCGCGACGTTCCTCCGAAACCTCCCGCGGGCGATCGTCCGCGCGAAGGGGACCGCTTGGATCGCGGACACCGAGATGCGAGTCTCGATCGCGCAGGCCGGGCCGTCGGTCAGGGCCACCGCACAGGGGCCCTGGATCGCGAGCCTCCCCGAGGTCGAGCGCGACATGTATCGGTCGAACCGACCGGACCTCGAGTGGGACGAGGACCACGGCGATCGCCGGACCGAACTCGTCTTTATCGGGACTGACTACGACGAGGCGGCGCTCCGGGCGACGCTCGAGGACGCGCTCGTCACCGACGAGGAGCGGGAAACGGCGTTCGACGGCCCCTTCCCTACCGAACAGGGCGAGGAGGTCGTCATCCGGGAGCCCTGA
- a CDS encoding spermidine synthase, whose protein sequence is MSMRQLTAYRPTKPEGAVFVSGVTSMGLEILAGRIIAPQFGSSIYTWGSIITVFLAALSLGYWQGGKRAETASNRRMSWIMLGTAGYVAIVIYASDQLLLSASAMPLPARYASLPAVLVLFGPPTYLLGFISPYAAELSQKEGIGEASGHVYALGTIGSIVGAGATTYFLIPTLGIDMIGLLFGFILVGTAFALTLPTLMPQPAAASVAIALLLVVAAGIGPVAFDHRGDVVYQTQTAYQELEVIDDGDERTLYLDGARHSAMDLEEPDRHVFEYTRYFHIPMLMVEDPAEVENVLFIGGGGYTGPKDYERKYDVNVDVAELDPEVTRAAKDHFRLEESENLTVHTEDGRRFLRDTDRTYDVIVLDAYQKDQVPIHLTQLEFMELAEQRLTDDGVFLANVISAPSGAGSDFYRAQYKTIDEAFPSTYSYRTSNWNSVQNIEVVATKADTDFTEAELAERNENRDLGIDLSDEIDTTLSEPTTDDVPVLTEDHAPVENLQASTIGQKYVIEQTGEEETQPEPASITIERELPAVVRPTPALEAVTATPVPSDPVAI, encoded by the coding sequence ATGAGCATGCGGCAGTTGACTGCCTACCGGCCGACCAAACCCGAGGGTGCGGTGTTCGTCTCCGGCGTCACCAGTATGGGCCTGGAGATTCTCGCGGGCCGGATCATCGCCCCTCAGTTCGGCAGCAGCATCTACACCTGGGGCAGCATCATCACGGTCTTTCTCGCTGCGCTGAGCCTGGGCTACTGGCAAGGTGGCAAACGGGCCGAGACGGCATCGAATCGACGAATGAGTTGGATCATGCTGGGAACGGCGGGCTACGTCGCGATCGTGATCTACGCGAGCGACCAACTGCTGCTCTCGGCGTCGGCGATGCCGTTACCGGCCCGGTACGCCTCGCTACCCGCGGTTCTCGTCCTCTTTGGCCCGCCGACCTACCTGCTGGGGTTCATCAGTCCGTACGCGGCCGAACTCTCTCAGAAAGAGGGGATCGGCGAGGCCTCGGGTCACGTCTACGCGCTCGGCACGATCGGCAGTATCGTCGGTGCCGGTGCGACCACGTACTTCCTCATCCCGACGCTGGGGATCGACATGATCGGTCTCCTGTTCGGGTTCATCCTCGTCGGGACCGCGTTCGCGCTCACGCTTCCGACCCTCATGCCGCAACCGGCGGCGGCCAGCGTCGCCATCGCACTGTTGCTCGTCGTCGCGGCCGGCATCGGCCCGGTCGCGTTCGACCATCGCGGCGACGTCGTCTACCAGACGCAGACGGCCTATCAGGAACTCGAGGTCATCGACGACGGGGACGAACGGACGCTGTATCTCGACGGCGCTCGCCACAGCGCGATGGACCTCGAGGAGCCCGACCGGCACGTCTTCGAGTACACGCGGTACTTCCACATCCCCATGTTGATGGTCGAGGATCCCGCCGAGGTAGAGAACGTCCTGTTCATCGGCGGGGGCGGCTACACCGGGCCGAAGGATTACGAACGCAAGTACGACGTCAACGTCGACGTCGCCGAACTCGACCCCGAGGTGACCAGGGCTGCCAAGGACCACTTCCGGCTCGAGGAAAGCGAGAACCTGACCGTCCACACGGAAGACGGCAGGCGGTTCCTCCGGGATACCGACCGGACCTACGACGTGATCGTCCTCGACGCCTACCAGAAGGATCAGGTGCCGATCCATCTGACCCAACTCGAGTTCATGGAACTGGCCGAACAACGCCTGACCGACGACGGCGTGTTCCTCGCGAACGTGATCTCCGCACCCAGCGGTGCGGGCTCGGATTTCTATCGGGCACAGTACAAGACCATCGACGAGGCGTTCCCATCGACCTACAGTTACCGAACGTCGAACTGGAATTCGGTCCAGAACATCGAAGTCGTCGCCACGAAAGCCGACACCGACTTCACCGAAGCCGAACTCGCCGAGCGAAACGAGAACCGGGACCTGGGGATCGATCTGAGCGACGAGATCGACACCACGTTGAGCGAGCCCACCACCGACGACGTTCCAGTACTGACCGAAGACCACGCGCCGGTCGAAAACCTGCAGGCGTCGACGATCGGCCAGAAGTACGTCATCGAGCAAACGGGGGAGGAGGAAACCCAGCCCGAACCAGCGTCGATCACGATCGAACGGGAGTTACCCGCCGTCGTCCGCCCGACACCCGCACTCGAGGCGGTCACTGCGACACCGGTACCGTCCGATCCGGTGGCGATCTGA
- a CDS encoding ABC transporter ATP-binding protein, translating to MARLELNNLHAEVAEGDETILEGVDLEVQSGEIHALMGPNGSGKSTTAKVIAGHPAYEVTEGEVLLHLEDEEFGADIEIDEDQRTWNLLDLEPNERAALGIFLGFQYPAEIEGVTMTNFLRTALNAKIEEREELFEDEDVEEDDDDEGFESSPMEGPADEGEIGVAEFQGILQEKMEQLEMDEKFAQRYLNAGFSGGEKKQNEVLQAAILEPSIAVLDEIDSGLDIDRLQDVSNGINALRDEQGTGILQITHYQRILDYVEPDHVHVMLDGQIAKSGGPELAEKLEDKGYDWVREEVYGTA from the coding sequence ATGGCACGCCTCGAACTCAACAATCTGCATGCGGAAGTGGCGGAGGGCGACGAGACAATTCTCGAGGGCGTCGATCTCGAGGTCCAGTCGGGCGAGATCCACGCGCTGATGGGACCGAACGGCTCCGGGAAGTCGACGACTGCGAAAGTCATCGCCGGCCACCCGGCCTACGAGGTAACCGAGGGCGAGGTCCTGCTCCACCTCGAGGACGAGGAGTTCGGCGCGGACATCGAGATCGACGAGGACCAGCGCACCTGGAACCTGCTCGACCTCGAGCCCAACGAGCGCGCCGCACTCGGCATCTTCCTTGGCTTCCAGTACCCGGCCGAGATCGAAGGCGTCACGATGACGAACTTCCTCCGAACGGCGCTGAACGCCAAAATCGAGGAGCGCGAGGAGCTCTTCGAGGACGAGGACGTCGAGGAAGACGACGACGACGAGGGCTTCGAGTCCTCGCCGATGGAAGGCCCCGCGGACGAGGGCGAAATCGGCGTCGCCGAATTCCAGGGGATCCTTCAGGAGAAGATGGAGCAACTGGAGATGGACGAGAAGTTCGCCCAGCGCTACCTCAACGCCGGCTTCTCCGGCGGGGAGAAGAAACAGAACGAAGTGCTGCAGGCCGCCATCCTCGAGCCCTCGATCGCCGTCCTCGACGAGATCGACTCCGGGCTCGACATCGACCGACTGCAGGACGTGTCCAACGGGATCAACGCCCTTCGCGACGAGCAAGGCACCGGGATCCTCCAGATCACCCACTACCAGCGCATCCTCGACTACGTCGAGCCCGATCACGTCCACGTGATGCTCGACGGCCAGATCGCGAAAAGCGGCGGTCCCGAACTCGCCGAGAAGCTCGAGGACAAGGGGTACGACTGGGTCCGCGAAGAGGTCTACGGCACCGCGTAA
- a CDS encoding redox-regulated ATPase YchF — translation MSTSYRIGLVGKPSVGKSSFFNAATMNDVPEGAYPFTTIDPSVGEAYARVDCAAPEFDEECTPSVGYCDHGTRFVPTKLVDVAGLIPGAHEGNGLGNQFLSDLNETDVLVHVVDFSGKTDAEGEPTEGHDPRDDIAFLEEELDQWYLGVLEKGIERYETGYTTEDDAIEEELAEQMSAFKTSEDEIKRLIRRVDVGFDPAAWDEADQLELAREIRKETKPMVIAANKMDTPEAQANYEEITDDPDYDHLTIVPCSAHAEKALKSADKAGVVDYRPGDGEFEITGDVSGEQEQGLEQIRDFLEEFGATGVQAALETALFDVLGVTPVFPGGANGLGNERGEVLPDCYLIPPNSTAEEFAYSLHSDIGDGFLHAIDCRTNRQLGKDYEVESRDVIEVITTN, via the coding sequence ATGAGTACGAGTTACCGGATCGGACTCGTCGGCAAACCCTCCGTCGGCAAGTCCTCCTTTTTCAACGCAGCGACGATGAACGACGTACCCGAGGGGGCCTACCCGTTCACGACGATCGACCCGAGCGTGGGCGAGGCCTACGCTCGCGTCGACTGTGCGGCACCCGAATTCGACGAGGAGTGCACACCGTCGGTTGGCTACTGCGACCACGGGACCCGCTTCGTCCCGACGAAACTCGTCGACGTGGCCGGGCTGATCCCCGGCGCACACGAGGGCAACGGGCTGGGCAACCAGTTTCTCTCCGACCTCAACGAGACCGACGTGCTCGTCCACGTCGTCGACTTCTCGGGGAAAACGGACGCCGAGGGCGAACCCACCGAGGGCCACGACCCGCGGGACGATATCGCGTTCCTGGAGGAGGAACTCGACCAGTGGTATCTGGGCGTTCTCGAGAAGGGGATCGAACGCTACGAGACGGGCTACACGACCGAAGACGACGCCATCGAGGAAGAACTCGCCGAACAGATGAGCGCGTTCAAGACCAGCGAAGACGAGATCAAGCGTCTCATTCGACGCGTCGACGTCGGCTTCGACCCCGCGGCGTGGGACGAGGCCGACCAACTCGAGCTCGCCCGCGAGATTCGCAAGGAGACCAAGCCGATGGTCATCGCGGCGAACAAGATGGACACCCCCGAGGCGCAAGCGAACTACGAGGAGATCACCGACGATCCCGACTACGACCACCTGACGATCGTTCCCTGCAGCGCCCACGCCGAGAAGGCCCTGAAGTCGGCCGACAAGGCCGGCGTCGTCGACTACCGGCCGGGCGACGGGGAGTTCGAGATCACGGGAGACGTCTCCGGCGAGCAAGAACAGGGCTTAGAGCAGATCCGGGACTTCCTCGAGGAGTTCGGCGCGACGGGCGTACAGGCGGCCCTCGAGACCGCCCTCTTCGACGTCCTCGGCGTCACGCCCGTGTTCCCCGGCGGCGCGAACGGACTGGGGAACGAACGCGGCGAGGTCTTGCCCGATTGCTACCTGATCCCGCCGAACTCGACCGCGGAGGAGTTCGCCTATAGCCTCCACTCCGATATCGGCGACGGTTTCCTCCACGCGATCGACTGTCGGACGAACCGCCAACTGGGCAAGGACTACGAAGTCGAGTCTCGAGACGTGATCGAAGTCATCACGACGAACTGA
- a CDS encoding metal-dependent transcriptional regulator → MNTADQYLKAIYLAQRIEDGPASTGTLADLLEVSPASVNEMIGKLEDRELVDHEKYQGASLTDEGLERAHNALQTYCIIERFLANVLEVQEFRDEARALESVIDDTVAERLDTIIDRPDQCPDCFDAERDCCELLEVEASGRAD, encoded by the coding sequence ATGAACACTGCAGATCAATATCTCAAGGCGATCTACCTGGCACAGCGCATCGAGGACGGCCCCGCATCGACCGGCACGCTCGCGGACTTACTCGAGGTGAGTCCGGCCAGTGTCAACGAGATGATCGGAAAACTCGAGGACCGCGAACTCGTCGACCACGAGAAGTATCAGGGAGCCAGCCTGACCGACGAGGGGCTCGAGCGCGCTCACAACGCCCTCCAGACCTACTGCATCATCGAGCGGTTCCTCGCGAACGTCCTCGAGGTCCAGGAGTTTCGCGACGAGGCTCGTGCCCTCGAGAGCGTCATCGACGACACCGTCGCGGAGCGACTCGATACGATCATCGACCGGCCCGACCAGTGTCCCGACTGCTTCGACGCCGAGCGGGACTGCTGTGAACTGCTCGAGGTCGAGGCCAGCGGACGGGCGGACTGA
- a CDS encoding ArsA family ATPase, translating to MEPFVFFGGKGGVGKTTVSCAYALRCARDGQRTLVVSTDPAHSVTDVFDQPFDDAPQSVEGIDGLDAMQIDPDEEVTRHLDEIRQDLSEQVSASMVNEINRQLEMAHGTPGAYESALFDRFVDVMRNADPYDRVVFDTSPTGSTLRLLGLPDLLESWIDRLMHKRRTSIDLFEKAAVGNNEPRRVMEGDPVLARLQQRKAFFEFADSALHDDAAFFLVLNPDELSLNETERAIATLREKDLTVRGLVANKLTPSPDPDEDGRGARYLRERVETEAERLETIRSEFDPPLVAEIGWRSAEVKGDLLADVADELDIETAAEPPTHV from the coding sequence ATGGAGCCGTTCGTCTTCTTCGGCGGCAAGGGCGGCGTCGGGAAAACGACCGTCTCGTGTGCGTACGCGCTCCGGTGTGCGCGGGACGGCCAGCGGACGCTCGTCGTCTCGACCGACCCGGCCCACTCGGTCACCGACGTGTTCGACCAGCCGTTCGACGACGCTCCGCAATCGGTCGAGGGGATCGACGGCCTCGACGCCATGCAGATCGATCCCGACGAGGAGGTGACCCGTCACTTAGACGAGATCCGACAGGATCTCTCCGAGCAGGTGTCGGCGTCGATGGTCAACGAGATCAACCGCCAACTCGAGATGGCACACGGAACCCCCGGTGCGTACGAATCGGCGCTGTTCGACCGCTTCGTCGACGTGATGCGGAACGCGGACCCCTACGACCGCGTCGTCTTCGATACCTCGCCGACGGGGAGCACGCTCCGGCTCCTCGGCCTCCCCGATCTGCTGGAGAGCTGGATCGACCGGCTGATGCACAAGCGACGGACGAGCATCGACCTCTTCGAGAAGGCCGCCGTCGGAAACAACGAACCGCGCCGCGTGATGGAGGGCGATCCCGTCCTCGCCCGACTCCAGCAGCGCAAGGCGTTCTTCGAGTTCGCCGACTCGGCGCTGCACGACGACGCCGCCTTCTTCCTCGTCTTGAACCCGGACGAACTCTCGCTGAACGAGACCGAACGCGCGATTGCCACCCTCCGAGAGAAAGATCTCACGGTGCGGGGTCTCGTCGCCAACAAACTCACGCCGTCGCCCGACCCCGACGAGGACGGCCGCGGCGCACGCTACCTCCGCGAGCGCGTCGAGACGGAAGCGGAACGTCTCGAGACGATTCGCTCCGAGTTCGACCCACCGCTGGTCGCCGAAATCGGCTGGCGGAGTGCGGAGGTCAAGGGCGACCTCCTGGCCGACGTCGCAGACGAACTCGACATCGAAACGGCGGCCGAGCCGCCGACGCACGTCTAA
- the sufB gene encoding Fe-S cluster assembly protein SufB, whose protein sequence is MSSDQDHLKETDTEARFEFKKEENAAVRSGKGLTEEVIRMISEDKDEPDWMLERRLRALKQYHNMPMPSDWPGMPDLSELDVEEIIPYIRPDVDKREGVDDWTELPDEIKDTFDKLGIPEAEKNALSGVGAQYESEVVYQNMQEQWEEKGVIFCNMDEAVREHPELVKEHFMTTCVPPSDNKFAALHGAVWSGGSFVYVPEDVTVEMPVQAYFRMNSEGMGQFEHTLIIAEEGSEVHYIEGCSAPKYGTHNLHSGGVEVFVGEDAHVQYSTVQNWSKNTFNLNTKRAICEENGTMEWVSGSMGSKVTMLYPCTILKGRGSTDTHITIALAGEGQDIDTGAKVYHNAPETSSTIESKSISKDGGRTNYRGLVHIADGAENASTAVECDALMFDNDSTSDTMPYMEIEESKVDVAHEATVGKIGDEDIFYLQSRGLDDDDAKKMIVAGFIEPITEELPIEYAVELNRLIELEMEGSLG, encoded by the coding sequence ATGAGTTCCGATCAAGATCACCTGAAAGAGACAGACACTGAGGCCCGGTTCGAGTTCAAGAAGGAGGAGAACGCCGCGGTCCGATCCGGCAAAGGCCTGACCGAGGAGGTCATTCGTATGATCTCCGAGGACAAGGACGAGCCCGACTGGATGCTCGAGCGACGCCTCCGCGCCCTCAAGCAGTATCACAACATGCCGATGCCGTCCGACTGGCCCGGCATGCCCGATCTCTCCGAGCTGGACGTCGAAGAGATCATTCCCTACATCCGCCCGGACGTCGACAAGCGCGAAGGCGTCGACGACTGGACGGAGCTGCCCGACGAGATCAAGGACACGTTCGACAAGCTCGGCATTCCGGAAGCGGAGAAGAACGCCCTCTCGGGCGTCGGTGCCCAGTACGAGTCCGAGGTCGTCTACCAGAACATGCAAGAGCAGTGGGAGGAGAAAGGCGTCATCTTCTGTAACATGGACGAGGCCGTCCGGGAGCATCCCGAGCTCGTCAAAGAGCACTTCATGACGACCTGCGTGCCGCCGAGCGACAACAAGTTCGCCGCGCTGCACGGGGCCGTCTGGTCCGGTGGGTCGTTCGTCTACGTTCCGGAAGACGTCACCGTCGAAATGCCCGTTCAGGCTTACTTCCGAATGAACTCGGAGGGGATGGGCCAGTTCGAGCACACGCTCATCATCGCCGAGGAAGGGTCGGAAGTCCACTACATCGAGGGCTGTTCCGCACCCAAGTACGGCACTCACAACCTGCACTCGGGCGGCGTCGAAGTCTTCGTCGGCGAGGACGCTCACGTGCAGTACTCGACCGTGCAGAACTGGTCGAAGAACACCTTCAACCTGAACACCAAACGCGCCATCTGCGAGGAGAACGGCACGATGGAGTGGGTCTCGGGCAGCATGGGATCGAAAGTGACCATGCTCTACCCGTGTACGATCCTCAAGGGTCGCGGCTCGACCGACACTCACATCACCATCGCCCTGGCGGGCGAAGGGCAGGACATCGACACTGGCGCGAAGGTCTACCACAACGCGCCCGAGACGAGTTCGACCATCGAGTCCAAGTCGATCTCCAAGGACGGCGGCCGCACCAACTACCGCGGCCTCGTCCACATCGCCGACGGTGCCGAGAACGCGAGCACCGCCGTCGAGTGTGACGCGCTGATGTTCGACAACGACTCGACCTCGGACACCATGCCGTACATGGAGATCGAGGAGTCGAAGGTCGACGTCGCTCACGAGGCGACCGTCGGCAAGATCGGCGACGAGGACATCTTCTACCTCCAGTCGCGTGGACTGGACGACGACGACGCCAAGAAGATGATCGTCGCCGGCTTCATCGAGCCGATCACGGAAGAACTGCCGATCGAGTACGCGGTCGAACTCAATCGCCTCATCGAACTCGAGATGGAGGGGAGCCTCGGATAA